tcttttctcctcctcctgcagccCAGCTGCACTGCGTGGGGGCTCGCCATCTCCGGCAGGGCTGAGGGGCGCACGCAAACAGCAGGTGGAATCCCTGCCCTGGAGCGCCCTGGCTCTGGACTGCACCCCCCAGGGTTTCTGTCCTGCAGATTCCCATCCCCATCTTTCTCTGCCACACACGCTTCCCTAAGCCGCGCGCGCCGCAAACTCAGTCTCGGTCCCCGCAGGTGATGTCATGCCCATTGTTTTGGTGCGCCCAACCAATCGGACTCGCCGCCTGGATTCTACCGGAGCCGGCATGGGCCCTTCCTCGCACCAGCAGCAGGAGTCCCCGCTCCCGACCATAACGCATTGCGCAGGGTGCACCACCGCTTGGTCTCCCTGCAGCTTTAACAGCCCTGACATGGAAACCCCATTGCAGTTCCAGCGCGGCTTCTTCCCAgagcagccgccgccgccgccgcgctccTCACACCTGCattgccagcagcagcagcagagccaGGACAAGCCGTGCCCGCCCTTCGCGCCCCTCCCGCACCCTCACCACCACCCGCACCTCGCGCACCAGCAGCCGGCCAGCGGCGGCAGCAGCCCATGCCTCCGGTGCAACAGCTGCTCCTCCTCCGGTGCCccggcggcgggggcgggggatAACCTGTCCCTGCTGCTCCGCACCTCCTCTCCCGGCGGCGCCTTCCGGACCCGCACCTCCTCGCCGCTGTCGGGCTCGtcgtgctgctgctgctgctgctcgtCGCGCCGGGGCAGCCAGCTCAATGTGAGCGAGCTGACGCCGTCCAGCCATGCCAGTGCGCTCCGGCAGCAGTACGCGCAGCAGCCCGCGTCCGCCTCCCAGTACCACCAGTGCCACAGCCTGCAGCCCGCCGCCAGCCCCACGGGCAGCCTTGGCAGCCTGGGCTCCGGGCCCCCGCTCtcgcaccaccaccaccacccgcaCCCGGcgcaccaccagcaccaccagccCCAGGCGCGCCGCGAGAGCAACCCCTTCACCGAAATAGCCATGAGCAGCTGCAGGTACAACGGGGGCGTCATGCGGCCGCTCAGCAACTTGAGCGCGTCCCGCCGGAACCTGCACGAGATGGACTCAGAGGCACAGCCCCTGCAGCCCCCTGCGTCTGTCGGAGGAGGTGGCGGCGCGTCCTCCCCGTCTGCAgccgctgctgccgccgccgccgccgccgcttcgTCCTCAGCCCCCGAGATCGTGGTGTCTAAGCCCGAGCACAACAACTCCAACAACCTGGCGCTCTATGGAACCGGCGGCGGAGGCAGCAccggaggaggcggcggcggtggcgggaGCGGGCACGGCAGCAGCAGTGGCACCAAGtccagcaaaaagaaaaaccagaacaTCGGCTACAAGCTGGGCCACCGGCGCGCCCTGTTCGAAAAGCGCAAGCGGCTCAGCGACTACGCGCTCATCTTCGGCATGTTCGGCATCGTGGTCATGGTCATCGAGACCGAGCTGTCGTGGGGCGCCTACGACAAGGTACCGGCTTGAACCCTTGCCCACGCTACTGGAGTCAGGGCACTGGGTGGTTGGGATGGGCACTGGCGGGGACCCTTTGCCTGCGGGTCCCAGCCTCCCCAGAACTATCAAGTGAGCCAGCCAGGACAGCGGGCGCGTCTAGTACGCGCATCCCTAGTCAGCTAAACAACTCAGAGATGAACCCTTTCCGCGTGCAGCCAAAGTTCTCGAGGCAGTTAAGAGTGCCCAGCGCATTCGCGCACCTTTAGTAAGTGGTTCTGGGAGTCGGTGGAAACCACCTGTGTTCATCCCCTGGTGAATTATGTTTAGAAGGGCCCTTTCAACCCactctcttgaactcaggaggaagTTCCTCTCTGGTTTTGCTAGCCTGGAGCAGCAGCGCTTCGTTCCTCTATGGCGTGGACCCGGCAGCCCAGCCACGCGTCTTTCCAGTCTTTCCAGGTCTACTCTCATCTCTTGGTTTTGAGGCTGAATGATCTGACAGATCACAGAGCCAAGACAGGTGCACCCCTCTCCCCTTATCTTCCTTCTGTGAGTTCAGGTCCACCTGCGGGGGACTGACTGACTCTGGGGGCCTGGAAGGTGGTTAAAAGTGCTTCTTTCTTAAAAGTGCTTCTGTCTGTGTTGCAGGCGTCGCTGTATTCCTTAGCTCTGAAATGCCTTATCAGTCTCTCCACGATCATCCTGCTCGGTCTGATCATCGTGTACCACGCCAGGGAAATACAGGTAACTTAGGTCCTGCTGTTTATGAATGACCCAAAGCCCTGCAGTCAGCCTAGAGAAACGCGAGGCAGCAGAGGCTTTTTCCAAGCCGTCATGTCCTTGCTTGAGGTTACAGAAGACACACGCTGTATTGTTATGTTAGCACCTGACCTGTTCTTTCAGGAAGTGGAAAACAACACAAGGCAGGGTAGCAAATAAGCATGCACCATTTTCGGAGATGTATTTGTTGGACTCAAGATTTTTACTTCCCCTCAATAGGCGGATCCTTTTCTCCAGATCAGTCACATTTTGTTCCTTAAGGCCAGTTATGCTCTAGTTTTAATCTAGAATGAACTTTTGTTCTTGTCTGAGATACCTCTTCCTAGTGGGTGCGTCATTATGGGAGATTGTATCTATATAATCTTCTATAATTTAGGATAGAGAAGAAAATTGAGTGATGAGTTGCTGGCTAATTTATTAAATGAGATATGGGAAAAGATCTAACCATTTCCTAAATCCcccaccattaaaaaaaaactgttgtaAGTTTAGAATGCAAATTGTGTATATCCAatcattaagtatttttaaaaatgtaatttaacagTTAAGGCCACTGTccttgtgagttttttttttttttttcctaatatttattttgtttaaatgcaGCCAGGAGCTCTATATTTGGCTGTTAGTATCCATATCAGAATGCTCTATGAAACTTATGGGTCATCTTGTCAGTTGTTAGCCTACAAAGGAATATTAaggcttttaaattaaattaagtatAGAGTTTTCGAAAATTAGATTGGGATTTTTTTCAGCTTAGAATTTGCACTGTGTgggaggtgtggtggctcaggcctgtggtCCTGGTGCGTGAGAATTTGCACtatgtattttctgattttttttttttcttttttgagcagTTGTTAGACATTTGGTGGTACTATGAGACCCTTAATTTAGGCCATCTTCCTTTAGACTGCCTCAGTTTTAAGCTGCCTTTCAATTTAAAACCTTTTATAGGATTTGCCATTGAAGTCATTTagtattaatttaaattaaattaattttaaattagtaaCTAGCAAACACAAAATATGGGagaaatcatttttaatgattgcccAGACAAAATAATGATGCACATTACTCCAAGTGCGGAGGGAGAAATTATTTCACCTTGCCTTTATATTtgtaaaactttgaaaaatgtgtttttgaagGGATGAGGTTGGAGAATAATTAGAAAGAGTGAGACTACTCgggaaataaataacaaaactgcACTGCCAAAATGAGATgaacacatttaaattttttaaagttttaacagTTTACATAGATTCATCTTTAATTCAATACTAGGGATGGTGGGCTTTTGAGATTCTTTTTGAAGATTTTAAAGATATACTAAAATATAACTTAAACATTAgaaatttgtcttttcattttgacTTGAAGAGTAGACAATTAGAGCTGGAAGGAACAAAATAGGTTTAATGGTCCTTTGACTCAGTTTACAGATAAGGAATCTGAAATCAGCAGAGGTAGCTTGCCGGGCCACACAGCTAGACAGTGCACAGTGAGAACCAGCCCTGTCCTAGCTTCCAGGCCATAATGCTTCCCTCTGCGATCTGCTGCTACATGCCAAAAACCTTGAAacatggatatttctttttctgcagtTTCCCTCT
This DNA window, taken from Macaca fascicularis isolate 582-1 chromosome 6, T2T-MFA8v1.1, encodes the following:
- the KCNN2 gene encoding small conductance calcium-activated potassium channel protein 2 isoform X1, whose translation is MFRRRRKCDVMPIVLVRPTNRTRRLDSTGAGMGPSSHQQQESPLPTITHCAGCTTAWSPCSFNSPDMETPLQFQRGFFPEQPPPPPRSSHLHCQQQQQSQDKPCPPFAPLPHPHHHPHLAHQQPASGGSSPCLRCNSCSSSGAPAAGAGDNLSLLLRTSSPGGAFRTRTSSPLSGSSCCCCCCSSRRGSQLNVSELTPSSHASALRQQYAQQPASASQYHQCHSLQPAASPTGSLGSLGSGPPLSHHHHHPHPAHHQHHQPQARRESNPFTEIAMSSCRYNGGVMRPLSNLSASRRNLHEMDSEAQPLQPPASVGGGGGASSPSAAAAAAAAAAASSSAPEIVVSKPEHNNSNNLALYGTGGGGSTGGGGGGGGSGHGSSSGTKSSKKKNQNIGYKLGHRRALFEKRKRLSDYALIFGMFGIVVMVIETELSWGAYDKASLYSLALKCLISLSTIILLGLIIVYHAREIQLFMVDNGADDWRIAMTYERIFFICLEILVCAIHPIPGNYTFTWTARLAFSYAPSTTTADVDIILSIPMFLRLYLIARVMLLHSKLFTDASSRSIGALNKINFNTRFVMKTLMTICPGTVLLVFSISLWIIAAWTVRACERYHDQQDVTSNFLGAMWLISITFLSIGYGDMVPNTYCGKGVCLLTGIMGAGCTALVVAVVARKLELTKAEKHVHNFMMDTQLTKRVKNAAANVLRETWLIYKNTKLVKKIDHAKVRKHQRKFLQAIHQLRSVKMEQRKLNDQANTLVDLAKTQNIMYDMISDLNERSEDFEKRIVTLETKLETLIGSIHALPGLISQTIRQQQRDFIEAQMESYDKHVTYNAERSRSSSRRRRSSSTAPPTSSESS